In Paraburkholderia phenazinium, the following are encoded in one genomic region:
- the paaK gene encoding phenylacetate--CoA ligase PaaK, which translates to MNTTLPLEPIETASRDELAALQLERLKWSLTHAYENSPVYRRKFDEAGVHPREVKTLADLSRFPFTTKKDLRDNYPFGMFAVPQEQVSRIHASSGTTGKPTVVGYTARDIDTWANVVARSIRAAGARRGDKVHVSYGYGLFTGGLGAHYGAERAGLTVIPFGGGQTEKQVQLIQDFRPDIIMVTPSYMLSIADEMERQGTDPAQSSLRIGIFGAEPWTNDMRSAIEKRMGIDAVDIYGLSEVMGPGVASECAETKDGPTIWEDHFYPEIIDPETGEVLPDGELGELVFTSLTKEALPIIRYRTRDLTRLLPGTARTMRRMEKITGRSDDMMIVRGVNVFPTQIEELLLKQHALAPHYQIVLTKEGPLDVLTLNVEPCPETAPDTAALSTAKQALTYDIKALIGISAVVNVLAVNGIERSVGKARRVVDKRKVSA; encoded by the coding sequence ATGAACACCACGCTCCCGCTCGAGCCGATAGAAACGGCGAGCCGCGACGAACTCGCCGCCCTCCAGCTCGAGCGGCTGAAATGGTCGCTCACGCACGCTTACGAGAATTCGCCGGTCTATCGGCGCAAGTTCGATGAAGCCGGGGTCCATCCACGTGAGGTGAAAACGCTCGCAGACCTGTCGCGTTTCCCCTTCACGACCAAGAAGGATCTGCGCGACAACTACCCTTTCGGCATGTTCGCCGTCCCGCAGGAACAGGTGTCGCGGATCCATGCCTCTTCGGGTACGACAGGCAAGCCGACGGTGGTCGGCTACACGGCGCGGGATATCGACACGTGGGCCAACGTGGTCGCCCGTTCGATCCGCGCCGCCGGCGCACGGCGTGGCGACAAGGTGCATGTGAGCTACGGCTATGGCCTCTTCACGGGCGGACTGGGTGCCCACTACGGCGCGGAACGCGCGGGTCTGACCGTGATCCCGTTCGGCGGCGGCCAGACCGAAAAGCAGGTCCAGCTCATCCAGGACTTCCGGCCCGATATCATCATGGTGACGCCGAGCTACATGCTGTCGATCGCCGATGAAATGGAAAGACAGGGCACCGATCCGGCTCAGTCTTCGCTGCGCATCGGCATCTTCGGGGCCGAGCCCTGGACCAACGACATGCGCAGCGCCATCGAAAAACGCATGGGCATCGATGCGGTGGATATCTATGGCCTGTCCGAAGTGATGGGCCCGGGCGTGGCCTCGGAATGCGCCGAAACCAAGGACGGTCCGACTATCTGGGAAGATCACTTTTACCCGGAGATCATCGACCCGGAAACCGGCGAGGTGCTGCCGGACGGCGAACTGGGCGAACTGGTGTTCACGTCGCTCACGAAAGAAGCGCTGCCCATCATCCGCTACCGCACGCGTGACCTCACACGTTTGCTGCCCGGCACTGCGCGCACGATGCGCCGGATGGAGAAAATCACCGGCCGTTCGGACGACATGATGATCGTGCGCGGCGTGAACGTCTTCCCGACACAGATCGAAGAACTACTGCTGAAGCAGCATGCGCTTGCACCGCACTACCAGATCGTTCTGACGAAAGAGGGTCCGTTGGATGTGCTGACCCTCAACGTCGAACCCTGCCCCGAGACGGCGCCCGACACTGCCGCGCTGAGCACGGCAAAGCAGGCGCTGACTTACGACATCAAGGCCCTGATCGGAATTAGTGCTGTTGTGAACGTGTTGGCGGTGAACGGTATTGAGCGGTCGGTGGGGAAGGCGCGGCGAGTGGTCGACAAGCGGAAGGTGAGCGCCTGA
- the rpe gene encoding ribulose-phosphate 3-epimerase — MTQFRISPSILSADFSRLGEEVRNVVAAGADWIHFDVMDNHYVPNLTIGPLVCEALRPHVDVPIDVHLMVRPVDRIVPDFAKAGANVISFHPEGSDHIDRTLSLIRDHGCKAGLVFNPATSLSYLDYVMDKVDLVLIMSVNPGFGGQSFIPEALVKLREARKRIDAYNEKTGREIHLEVDGGVKIDNIAEIAAAGADTFVAGSAIFGHHDYKTVIAEMRAELAKVGQQA; from the coding sequence ATGACGCAATTCCGCATCTCTCCCAGCATTCTGTCGGCCGACTTCTCGCGGCTCGGCGAAGAAGTTCGCAATGTCGTCGCCGCCGGCGCCGACTGGATTCACTTCGACGTGATGGACAACCATTATGTGCCGAACCTGACCATCGGCCCGCTGGTGTGCGAAGCGCTGCGCCCGCACGTGGACGTGCCGATCGACGTGCATCTGATGGTGCGCCCCGTCGACCGGATCGTGCCCGACTTCGCCAAAGCCGGCGCCAACGTGATCAGCTTTCACCCTGAAGGCTCGGACCACATCGACCGCACGCTGTCGCTGATCCGCGACCACGGCTGCAAGGCCGGTCTCGTGTTCAATCCCGCCACCTCGCTCAGCTACCTCGATTACGTGATGGACAAGGTCGATCTGGTGCTGATCATGTCGGTGAATCCGGGTTTCGGCGGCCAGTCGTTCATCCCCGAGGCGCTCGTCAAGCTGCGCGAAGCCCGCAAGCGCATCGACGCGTACAACGAGAAGACCGGCCGCGAGATCCATCTGGAAGTGGACGGCGGCGTGAAGATCGACAACATCGCCGAAATCGCGGCAGCGGGCGCGGACACTTTCGTGGCCGGCTCGGCGATCTTCGGCCATCACGACTACAAGACGGTGATCGCCGAGATGCGCGCCGAACTGGCAAAAGTCGGGCAACAGGCATGA
- the apaG gene encoding Co2+/Mg2+ efflux protein ApaG has protein sequence MSQYEFSVAAQVQYLPDESDPERRQYAFAYTLTIRNSGQVPAQLIARHWVITDSDKHEQEVKGLGVVGHQPLLKPGEQFEYTSWAVIATPVGTMRGEYFCVAEDGERFEAPVPEFVLRMPRTLH, from the coding sequence ATGAGCCAGTACGAATTCAGCGTAGCGGCGCAGGTACAGTACCTGCCCGACGAGTCGGACCCGGAGCGCCGCCAGTATGCGTTCGCCTATACGCTGACCATCCGCAATAGCGGTCAGGTTCCGGCACAACTGATTGCGCGCCATTGGGTGATCACCGATAGCGACAAACACGAGCAGGAAGTGAAAGGGCTTGGCGTGGTCGGCCATCAGCCGCTGCTCAAACCCGGCGAGCAATTCGAATATACGAGCTGGGCGGTGATCGCGACGCCGGTCGGCACCATGCGCGGGGAGTATTTCTGCGTGGCCGAAGACGGCGAGCGTTTCGAAGCGCCGGTGCCCGAGTTCGTGCTGCGCATGCCGCGCACGCTGCATTGA
- the pcaF gene encoding 3-oxoadipyl-CoA thiolase — MNDAFICDAIRTPFGRYGGALKDVRADDLGAVPIKALIERNPGVDWRALDDVIYGCANQAGEDNRNVARMAALLAGLPTDAPGATINRLCGSGMDAVGTAARAIKAGEARLMIAGGVESMTRAPFVMGKATSAFSRQAEIHDTTIGWRFVNALMKRDFGVDSMPETAENVAVEFGVSRADQDAFALRSQQKAAQAQRDGTLAQEIVAVELAQKKGEPIRVTLDEHPRETSLEALGKLKGVVRPDGSVTAGNASGVNDGACALLLANQAAADQYGLRRRARVIGMATAGVEPRIMGIGPAPATQKLLKQLGMSFEQFDVIELNEAFASQGLAVLRTLGLRDDDPRVNPNGGAIALGHPLGASGARLITTALYQLERINGRFALCTMCIGVGQGIALAIERV, encoded by the coding sequence ATGAACGACGCTTTCATCTGCGACGCGATTCGCACCCCGTTCGGCCGCTACGGCGGCGCCTTGAAAGATGTCCGCGCCGACGACCTGGGTGCGGTGCCGATCAAGGCGCTGATCGAACGCAACCCCGGTGTGGACTGGCGCGCGCTCGACGACGTGATCTACGGCTGCGCAAATCAGGCCGGCGAAGACAACCGGAACGTCGCGCGCATGGCCGCCCTCCTCGCCGGTTTGCCCACGGACGCACCCGGCGCCACCATCAACCGGCTCTGCGGTTCCGGCATGGATGCGGTTGGCACCGCCGCTCGCGCCATCAAGGCGGGCGAAGCACGCCTGATGATCGCAGGCGGCGTCGAGAGCATGACGCGTGCACCGTTCGTGATGGGCAAGGCAACCAGCGCGTTCTCGCGGCAAGCCGAAATTCATGACACGACGATCGGCTGGCGCTTCGTCAACGCGCTCATGAAGCGCGACTTCGGTGTCGACTCGATGCCCGAAACGGCTGAGAACGTCGCGGTCGAGTTCGGCGTGAGCCGCGCCGATCAGGACGCGTTCGCCCTGCGTAGCCAGCAAAAGGCCGCGCAAGCACAACGCGACGGCACGCTCGCGCAAGAGATCGTCGCGGTCGAGCTCGCACAGAAGAAAGGCGAGCCGATTCGAGTCACGCTGGATGAGCATCCCCGCGAGACCTCGCTGGAAGCACTTGGCAAGCTCAAAGGCGTGGTGCGGCCCGACGGCAGCGTAACCGCCGGCAATGCGTCGGGCGTGAACGACGGCGCCTGCGCCCTGTTGCTCGCCAATCAGGCTGCGGCCGATCAATACGGGCTGCGCCGCCGGGCGCGCGTCATCGGTATGGCAACGGCCGGGGTCGAGCCGCGCATCATGGGCATCGGGCCCGCTCCGGCTACGCAAAAGCTGCTGAAGCAACTCGGCATGTCGTTCGAGCAATTCGACGTGATTGAACTGAACGAAGCCTTCGCCTCGCAAGGGCTGGCGGTACTGCGCACGCTCGGCTTGCGCGACGACGATCCGCGCGTCAACCCGAACGGCGGCGCCATTGCCCTCGGTCACCCGCTTGGCGCCTCGGGCGCGCGGCTTATCACCACCGCGCTCTATCAACTCGAACGCATCAACGGCCGGTTTGCGCTGTGCACGATGTGCATTGGCGTAGGCCAGGGCATTGCACTGGCCATCGAGCGGGTCTGA
- the paaI gene encoding hydroxyphenylacetyl-CoA thioesterase PaaI: MSTQPDRSAALSPDELARATAEAMYAADACSRALGLELLEVRPGYARLRMAVRADFLNGHQICHGGLIFTLADSTFAFACNSYNINTVASGCSIEFLRPVPGGDVLTAEAVEQTLSGRTGIYDIRVTNRAGETVAMFRGKSAQIKGNLIPTES; the protein is encoded by the coding sequence ATGTCGACTCAACCCGATCGCAGCGCAGCGCTGTCGCCCGACGAACTGGCCCGCGCCACGGCTGAGGCCATGTACGCGGCCGATGCCTGCAGCCGCGCGCTAGGACTCGAACTGCTGGAAGTCCGGCCCGGTTACGCGCGCTTGCGCATGGCCGTGCGCGCGGACTTCCTCAACGGTCATCAGATCTGCCACGGCGGCCTGATCTTTACGCTTGCCGATTCCACCTTCGCGTTCGCGTGCAACAGCTACAACATCAACACGGTGGCGTCAGGTTGCTCGATCGAATTTCTGCGTCCGGTGCCTGGCGGCGACGTGCTGACCGCCGAGGCCGTGGAGCAGACGCTAAGCGGGCGCACCGGCATCTACGACATTCGCGTCACGAATCGCGCAGGCGAAACCGTCGCGATGTTTCGCGGCAAATCTGCGCAGATCAAAGGCAACCTGATCCCGACCGAAAGCTGA
- the paaG gene encoding 2-(1,2-epoxy-1,2-dihydrophenyl)acetyl-CoA isomerase PaaG gives MSYEAIRVDFDASSRVATVTLNRPDKLNSFTRSMHRELSAALDEVVAAGARALVLTGAGRGFCAGQDLADLDFTPGAMTDLGELIDEHFNPLIRRLQALPLPVIAAVNGTAAGAGANLALACDLVLAARSASFIQAFVKIGLVPDSGGTWFLPQRVGMARALGLALTGDKLGAEKAESWGLVWQVVDDADLAATAAKLAAQLAQQPTRAIAAIKQAMRAGATQTLDQQLDLERDLQRELGASRDYAEGVQAFIEKRAPRFEGR, from the coding sequence ATGTCATATGAAGCAATCCGCGTCGACTTCGACGCTTCGAGCCGCGTCGCCACCGTGACGCTGAACCGCCCCGACAAGCTCAACAGCTTCACCCGGTCGATGCATCGCGAGCTCAGCGCCGCGCTCGACGAAGTCGTCGCCGCCGGTGCGCGTGCTCTCGTGCTGACGGGCGCCGGCCGCGGCTTTTGCGCGGGCCAGGACCTCGCCGACCTGGACTTCACGCCCGGCGCAATGACGGACCTCGGCGAGTTGATCGACGAGCATTTCAATCCGCTGATCCGCCGGCTTCAGGCGTTGCCCCTGCCGGTAATCGCCGCAGTAAACGGCACGGCGGCAGGCGCGGGCGCCAATCTGGCACTCGCCTGCGACCTGGTACTCGCGGCGCGCTCGGCCAGTTTCATTCAGGCGTTCGTGAAAATCGGCCTCGTACCCGATTCAGGCGGCACATGGTTCCTGCCGCAGCGCGTCGGTATGGCCCGCGCACTCGGCCTCGCCCTTACCGGCGACAAGCTGGGCGCGGAGAAGGCCGAAAGCTGGGGACTCGTCTGGCAGGTGGTCGATGACGCGGACCTCGCCGCCACAGCGGCCAAACTTGCCGCCCAGCTCGCCCAACAGCCAACCCGCGCAATCGCCGCGATCAAGCAGGCCATGCGCGCCGGCGCTACGCAAACGCTCGATCAGCAGCTCGACCTCGAGCGCGATCTGCAGCGTGAGCTAGGCGCATCCCGCGACTACGCTGAAGGCGTGCAAGCCTTCATCGAAAAACGTGCACCGCGTTTCGAGGGCCGCTGA
- a CDS encoding phosphoglycolate phosphatase, which produces MTTSAASQFPAPVFTGPRIRAAIIDLDGTMIDTADDFTAGLNGMLAQLDAAETSREEVVGYVGKGSEHLIRSVLAPRFEAAHAQDRFDEALAIYQEEYARINGRHTRLYPDVEAGLIAMRDAGLELACVTNKPHRFAVELLQQYGLIGYFSVVLGGDSLAKKKPDPLPMLTACAQLHVAPEATVAIGDSENDALAGRAAGMATLTVPYGYNHGQAIQTIKSDGIVASLLDAAKAIAAHQAVHPTST; this is translated from the coding sequence ATGACCACCAGCGCCGCGTCGCAATTTCCCGCGCCGGTGTTCACCGGACCGCGTATCCGCGCGGCGATCATCGACCTCGACGGCACGATGATCGATACCGCGGACGACTTCACCGCCGGCCTGAACGGCATGCTGGCCCAGCTCGACGCAGCGGAAACGTCGCGTGAGGAAGTGGTGGGCTATGTCGGCAAGGGTTCCGAGCACCTGATCCGCAGCGTGCTCGCGCCGCGCTTCGAGGCGGCCCACGCGCAGGACCGCTTCGACGAGGCGCTCGCGATCTATCAGGAAGAGTACGCCCGGATCAATGGCCGCCACACGCGTCTGTACCCGGACGTCGAGGCGGGGCTGATCGCCATGCGCGACGCCGGCCTCGAACTCGCGTGCGTCACGAACAAGCCGCACCGCTTCGCCGTGGAACTGCTGCAGCAATACGGGCTGATCGGCTATTTCAGCGTCGTGCTCGGCGGCGACAGCCTGGCGAAAAAGAAGCCCGATCCGCTGCCCATGCTGACCGCCTGCGCCCAGTTGCACGTCGCGCCCGAGGCCACAGTGGCGATCGGCGACTCGGAAAACGACGCGCTGGCCGGCCGCGCGGCGGGCATGGCAACGCTCACCGTCCCCTACGGCTACAACCATGGCCAGGCTATACAAACAATAAAATCGGATGGTATAGTTGCCTCGCTGCTGGACGCCGCCAAGGCGATCGCAGCGCACCAAGCAGTACACCCTACATCGACTTAA
- the mltA gene encoding murein transglycosylase A, producing the protein MNTSRKSATSNSGTNMSIGYSSNRSDMAVSIKNEHCMRLAGKAAGWLGALSIAVLLASCGGSGVVRTSAPPTGAAIIPGQIASARLTQVAWQQVPGWQDDSLIGATAALRQNCLRLARQPNWQRACAAAEQIDDLDLTSARAFFEAYFTPYQFANTDGTLDGLVTGYYEPLLRGSRTRHGVYQTALYRWPAGYRTGGELPSRAQLERSGVLNGNELVWVDDPIEAFFLQVQGSGRVVMEDGSVMRLGFGGTNNQPYKSIGRWLLDRGELTPAQATMQGIKAWARANPTRVDGLLDTNPRFVFFREMPSGESVPGGGADGPIGALGVPLTPERSIAVDPSSIPLGTPVFLQTTRPLTNSPMNRLVFAQDTGSAIKGGVRADYFWGLGDDAGDLAGKMKQAGRMWLLLPNS; encoded by the coding sequence ATGAACACCAGCAGGAAGAGCGCAACCAGCAATTCCGGCACGAACATGAGCATCGGGTATTCGTCGAACAGATCAGACATGGCGGTTTCCATCAAGAACGAACATTGTATGCGTCTGGCCGGCAAGGCCGCCGGCTGGCTGGGGGCGCTTTCCATCGCGGTGTTGCTGGCTTCGTGCGGCGGTAGCGGTGTTGTGCGGACTTCAGCGCCGCCCACCGGCGCCGCGATCATCCCAGGGCAGATCGCCTCGGCGCGGCTTACGCAGGTAGCGTGGCAACAGGTGCCGGGCTGGCAAGACGACTCGCTGATCGGCGCGACGGCCGCACTACGGCAGAATTGCCTGCGGCTCGCCCGTCAGCCGAACTGGCAGCGCGCTTGCGCGGCGGCCGAGCAGATCGACGATCTGGATCTGACCAGCGCCCGTGCCTTTTTTGAAGCCTATTTCACTCCGTATCAGTTTGCCAATACCGACGGCACGCTCGACGGTCTCGTGACCGGCTATTACGAGCCGTTGCTGCGCGGCTCGCGCACCCGGCATGGGGTTTATCAGACGGCGCTGTATCGCTGGCCGGCGGGTTATCGCACGGGCGGCGAGTTGCCGAGCCGCGCGCAACTCGAGCGCTCAGGCGTGCTCAATGGCAACGAACTCGTGTGGGTCGACGATCCCATCGAAGCTTTTTTCCTGCAGGTACAAGGCTCGGGGCGAGTGGTGATGGAAGACGGCAGCGTGATGCGGCTCGGTTTCGGCGGCACCAATAACCAGCCGTATAAGTCGATTGGGCGCTGGCTGCTGGATCGCGGCGAACTGACGCCCGCCCAGGCGACGATGCAGGGCATCAAGGCGTGGGCTCGCGCCAATCCGACGCGCGTCGACGGCTTGCTGGATACCAATCCGCGCTTCGTGTTCTTCCGCGAGATGCCTTCGGGCGAGAGCGTTCCGGGCGGTGGTGCTGATGGTCCGATCGGTGCGTTAGGCGTGCCGTTGACGCCGGAGCGCTCGATCGCGGTCGACCCGTCGTCGATCCCGTTGGGAACGCCGGTCTTTCTGCAGACGACCCGTCCGCTGACTAATTCGCCGATGAACCGCCTGGTGTTTGCGCAGGACACCGGCTCTGCGATCAAGGGTGGTGTGCGTGCCGACTATTTCTGGGGTTTGGGCGACGACGCGGGCGATCTGGCCGGCAAGATGAAGCAGGCCGGGCGGATGTGGTTGTTGTTGCCGAATTCGTGA
- the trpE gene encoding anthranilate synthase component I, translated as MTELEFQSLANEGYNRIPLIAEALADLETPLSLYLKLAQPERNGANSFLLESVVGGERFGRYSFIGLPARTLLRTRNGVSEVVRDGAVVETHEGDPLEFIQQFQGRFKVAQRPGLPRFAGGLAGYFGYDAVRYIEKKLAHTAPPDDLNLPDIQLLLTEEVAVIDNLAGKLYLVVYADPTTPEAYTRAKQRLRDLRQRLRTTVQPPVTSASVRTETYREFAKDDYLAAVRKAKEYIAAGELMQVQVGQRLTKPYRDNPLSLYRALRSLNPSPYMYYYNFGDFHVVGASPEILVRQEKRGEDRIVTIRPLAGTRPRGNTPERDAELATELLNDPKEIAEHVMLIDLARNDVGRIAQIGSVIVTDKMVIEKYSHVQHIVSSVEGKLKPGTTNFDVLRATFPAGTLSGAPKVRAMELIDELEPVKRGLYGGAVGYLSFTGEMDLAITIRTGVISNGNLYVQAAAGVVADSVPESEWQETENKARAVLRAAEQVQDGLDSDF; from the coding sequence ATGACCGAACTCGAATTCCAGTCCCTCGCGAACGAGGGCTACAACCGCATCCCGCTGATCGCCGAAGCGCTCGCCGACCTCGAAACGCCGCTCTCGCTGTACCTGAAGCTCGCGCAACCCGAGCGCAACGGCGCCAACTCGTTCCTGCTCGAATCGGTGGTGGGCGGCGAGCGGTTCGGCCGCTATTCGTTCATCGGCTTGCCGGCTCGCACCCTGCTGCGCACGCGCAATGGCGTGTCGGAAGTGGTGCGGGACGGCGCGGTCGTCGAAACGCACGAAGGCGATCCGCTCGAATTCATCCAGCAGTTCCAGGGCCGCTTCAAAGTGGCGCAACGGCCGGGACTGCCGCGTTTCGCAGGCGGTCTGGCCGGCTACTTCGGCTATGACGCGGTGCGCTACATCGAGAAAAAGCTCGCGCACACGGCGCCGCCGGACGATCTGAACCTGCCCGACATCCAGCTCCTGCTGACCGAAGAAGTCGCGGTGATCGACAACCTCGCGGGCAAGCTATATCTGGTGGTCTACGCGGATCCGACCACGCCCGAGGCTTATACCCGCGCCAAGCAGCGTCTGCGCGATCTGCGCCAGCGCCTGCGCACGACCGTGCAGCCGCCGGTGACGTCCGCCAGCGTGCGCACCGAGACCTACCGCGAATTCGCCAAAGACGACTATCTGGCCGCCGTGCGCAAGGCGAAGGAATACATCGCCGCCGGCGAGCTGATGCAGGTGCAAGTCGGCCAACGTCTGACGAAACCGTATCGCGACAATCCCCTCTCCCTGTACCGCGCGCTGCGTTCGCTGAACCCGTCGCCGTACATGTACTACTACAACTTCGGCGACTTCCACGTGGTCGGCGCGTCGCCGGAAATTCTGGTGCGTCAGGAAAAGCGCGGCGAAGATCGCATCGTCACCATCCGTCCGCTCGCCGGTACCCGTCCGCGCGGCAACACGCCGGAGCGCGACGCCGAACTCGCCACCGAACTGCTGAACGATCCGAAGGAAATCGCCGAACACGTCATGCTGATCGACCTCGCGCGCAACGACGTGGGCCGCATCGCGCAGATCGGCTCAGTGATCGTGACCGACAAGATGGTGATCGAAAAGTACTCGCACGTGCAGCACATCGTGAGTTCGGTCGAAGGCAAGCTGAAGCCCGGCACCACCAATTTCGACGTGCTGCGCGCCACCTTCCCGGCCGGCACGCTGTCCGGCGCGCCGAAGGTCCGCGCGATGGAACTGATCGACGAGCTCGAGCCGGTGAAGCGCGGCCTGTACGGCGGCGCGGTCGGCTACCTGTCGTTCACCGGTGAGATGGATCTGGCCATCACGATCCGCACCGGCGTGATCAGCAACGGTAATCTGTATGTGCAGGCGGCAGCGGGTGTCGTCGCGGATTCGGTGCCCGAATCCGAATGGCAAGAGACCGAGAACAAGGCACGCGCGGTGCTGCGCGCCGCCGAGCAGGTGCAAGACGGCCTCGATAGCGACTTCTGA